In a single window of the Antedon mediterranea chromosome 1, ecAntMedi1.1, whole genome shotgun sequence genome:
- the LOC140063564 gene encoding E3 ubiquitin-protein ligase MGRN1-like isoform X1 has translation MGSIISSYNQNNVEQLDISANSAYRYPPKSGCYFGGYFTMGGQRFETPQPEAYLFGENSDLNYLGSRPAPFPYPPPQPNEPTKTLKSLVNIRKDSVKFVKDERNLDTDSEENTESVKYNLEFIFDTEARVAITVYMFASEEIVNGQYAVYQPKEGVGLRSETFHYQKGANQLFKQPAFVINPANYSETDFNFDPLKDLIPLVVQCCVDEGDEHAGHSHALLATLEKVSDEQYAIKPLKQKQMVEGVYYLLQEIYGIENKKVTNIQQDEVDVDLMDDNGSDCVICMSDARDTLILPCRHLCLCNGCADNLRYQSSCCPICRAPFRALLQIRALRKVTGTLHREETAVSQENVPQGYEAVPLGEALNGPNTSGNPSLPRPETGDSTGSGRHKNRKNRRKRPTSGSSSGRCRAAPEAAVPAHLATVQYAEENELNKSLERPCDKKEMLTPVDSPDTQLQKSAEPTVDEAGIIEGEKIVEEIVPGVEAIAEETDSTTLSPSEPSSPKISTIAKIIQQDSVSSSTDSVFQEIEPGQPAAMASVELPGMAVDSARPESLASSGSVSSTRHLISTPSNVKLDQTYEHTMV, from the exons ATGGGCTCtataatatcatcatataaTCAAAACAACGTTGAGCAGCTTGATATTTCTGCTAATTCAGCGTACAGATATCCACCAAAATCAG GATGTTATTTTGGAGGCTATTTCACAATGGGAGGTCAGCGTTTTGAAACGCCACAACCTGAAGCTTACCTCTTTGGCGAAAATAGTGACCTTAATTACCTAGGTTCAAGACCTGCTCCA TTTCCATATCCACCACCACAACCCAATGAGCCGACAAAGACGTTAAAGAGTCTTGTCAATATCCGTAAAGATTCAGTCAAATTTGTAAAAGATGAAAG AAACCTGGACACAGATTCAGAAGAAAACACAGAAAGTGTTAAATACAACTTAGAGTTTATATTTGACACAGAAGCAAGAGTGGCAATCACGGTGTACATGTTTGCATCAGAAGAGATTGTCAACGGACAGTATGCTGT ATACCAACCTAAAGAAGGTGTAGGTCTGCGTTCAGAGACGTTTCACTATCAGAAAGGAGCCAATCAGCTGTTTAAGCAGCCTGCCTTTGTCATCAATCCTGCTAACTATTCTGAAACTGAT TTCAACTTTGACCCCTTGAAGGATCTAATTCCTCTAGTCGTTCAATGCTGTGTAGATGAGGGAGATG AGCATGCCGGACATAGCCATGCTCTCCTGGCCACGCTAGAGAAGGTGTCTGACGAACAGTATGCAATTAAACCTTTAAAACAGAAACAGATGGTAGAAGGGGTGTATTACCTACTGCAAGAGATATATGGTATTGAAAACAAGAAAGTTACAAATATACAACAG GACGAAGTGGACGTGGATTTAATGGACGACAATGGTTCTGACTGCGTCATCTGCATGTCTGATGCAAGAGATACTTTGATTCTTCCATGCAGACATCTGTGTCTTTGTAATGGATGTG CTGACAATCTTCGTTATCAGTCAAGTTGCTGTCCTATATGTAGAGCAC CTTTCCGTGCTCTTCTTCAAATACGTGCCCTACGGAAGGTAACAGGCACTCTCCATAGAGAAGAGACCGCT GTAAGTCAGGAGAATGTACCACAAGGATATGAAGCCGTTCCGCTAGGTGAAGCACTGAATGGACCAAATACATCAGGCAACCCATCCCTTCCAAGGCCTGAGA CTGGAGACAGTACAGGAAGTGGCAGACACAAGAATAGAAAAAATAGAAG GAAGCGTCCAACATCAGGTAGTTCTTCAGGGAGGTGTAGGGCAGCTCCTGAGGCAGCTGTGCCAGCACACCTTGCAACCGTACAGTATGCAGAGGAAAATGAACTCAACAAATCATTGGAACGTCCATGTGATAAAAAGGAAATGCTGACACCTGTTGATTCACCAGACACTCAG CTGCAGAAATCTGCTGAACCTACTGTTGATGAG GCTGGAATTATTGAAGGTGAAAAGATAGTAGAAGAAATAGTTCCAGGAGTAGAAGCGATCGCTGAGGAGACCGATTCCACAACTCTTAGTCCATCAGAGCCTAGCTCACCTAAGATTAGTACAATTGCTAAAATTATTCAACAGGATAGTG TTTCCAGTTCAACCGATTCCGTTTTCCAAGAAATCGAACCTGGCCAACCAGCTGCAATGGCTAGCGTAGAGCTACCAGGCATGGCTGTTGACAGTGCAAGACCAGAGAGCCTAGCTAGTTCTGGAAGTGTGTCAAGCACTCGACATCTGATATCAACACCATCAAATGTGAAGCTAGATCAAACCTATGAACATACAATGGTGTAG
- the LOC140063564 gene encoding E3 ubiquitin-protein ligase MGRN1-like isoform X2 gives MGSIISSYNQNNVEQLDISANSAYRYPPKSGCYFGGYFTMGGQRFETPQPEAYLFGENSDLNYLGSRPAPFPYPPPQPNEPTKTLKSLVNIRKDSVKFVKDERNLDTDSEENTESVKYNLEFIFDTEARVAITVYMFASEEIVNGQYAVYQPKEGVGLRSETFHYQKGANQLFKQPAFVINPANYSETDFNFDPLKDLIPLVVQCCVDEGDEHAGHSHALLATLEKVSDEQYAIKPLKQKQMVEGVYYLLQEIYGIENKKVTNIQQDEVDVDLMDDNGSDCVICMSDARDTLILPCRHLCLCNGCADNLRYQSSCCPICRAPFRALLQIRALRKVTGTLHREETAVSQENVPQGYEAVPLGEALNGPNTSGNPSLPRPETGDSTGSGRHKNRKNRRKRPTSGSSSGRCRAAPEAAVPAHLATVQYAEENELNKSLERPCDKKEMLTPVDSPDTQAGIIEGEKIVEEIVPGVEAIAEETDSTTLSPSEPSSPKISTIAKIIQQDSVSSSTDSVFQEIEPGQPAAMASVELPGMAVDSARPESLASSGSVSSTRHLISTPSNVKLDQTYEHTMV, from the exons ATGGGCTCtataatatcatcatataaTCAAAACAACGTTGAGCAGCTTGATATTTCTGCTAATTCAGCGTACAGATATCCACCAAAATCAG GATGTTATTTTGGAGGCTATTTCACAATGGGAGGTCAGCGTTTTGAAACGCCACAACCTGAAGCTTACCTCTTTGGCGAAAATAGTGACCTTAATTACCTAGGTTCAAGACCTGCTCCA TTTCCATATCCACCACCACAACCCAATGAGCCGACAAAGACGTTAAAGAGTCTTGTCAATATCCGTAAAGATTCAGTCAAATTTGTAAAAGATGAAAG AAACCTGGACACAGATTCAGAAGAAAACACAGAAAGTGTTAAATACAACTTAGAGTTTATATTTGACACAGAAGCAAGAGTGGCAATCACGGTGTACATGTTTGCATCAGAAGAGATTGTCAACGGACAGTATGCTGT ATACCAACCTAAAGAAGGTGTAGGTCTGCGTTCAGAGACGTTTCACTATCAGAAAGGAGCCAATCAGCTGTTTAAGCAGCCTGCCTTTGTCATCAATCCTGCTAACTATTCTGAAACTGAT TTCAACTTTGACCCCTTGAAGGATCTAATTCCTCTAGTCGTTCAATGCTGTGTAGATGAGGGAGATG AGCATGCCGGACATAGCCATGCTCTCCTGGCCACGCTAGAGAAGGTGTCTGACGAACAGTATGCAATTAAACCTTTAAAACAGAAACAGATGGTAGAAGGGGTGTATTACCTACTGCAAGAGATATATGGTATTGAAAACAAGAAAGTTACAAATATACAACAG GACGAAGTGGACGTGGATTTAATGGACGACAATGGTTCTGACTGCGTCATCTGCATGTCTGATGCAAGAGATACTTTGATTCTTCCATGCAGACATCTGTGTCTTTGTAATGGATGTG CTGACAATCTTCGTTATCAGTCAAGTTGCTGTCCTATATGTAGAGCAC CTTTCCGTGCTCTTCTTCAAATACGTGCCCTACGGAAGGTAACAGGCACTCTCCATAGAGAAGAGACCGCT GTAAGTCAGGAGAATGTACCACAAGGATATGAAGCCGTTCCGCTAGGTGAAGCACTGAATGGACCAAATACATCAGGCAACCCATCCCTTCCAAGGCCTGAGA CTGGAGACAGTACAGGAAGTGGCAGACACAAGAATAGAAAAAATAGAAG GAAGCGTCCAACATCAGGTAGTTCTTCAGGGAGGTGTAGGGCAGCTCCTGAGGCAGCTGTGCCAGCACACCTTGCAACCGTACAGTATGCAGAGGAAAATGAACTCAACAAATCATTGGAACGTCCATGTGATAAAAAGGAAATGCTGACACCTGTTGATTCACCAGACACTCAG GCTGGAATTATTGAAGGTGAAAAGATAGTAGAAGAAATAGTTCCAGGAGTAGAAGCGATCGCTGAGGAGACCGATTCCACAACTCTTAGTCCATCAGAGCCTAGCTCACCTAAGATTAGTACAATTGCTAAAATTATTCAACAGGATAGTG TTTCCAGTTCAACCGATTCCGTTTTCCAAGAAATCGAACCTGGCCAACCAGCTGCAATGGCTAGCGTAGAGCTACCAGGCATGGCTGTTGACAGTGCAAGACCAGAGAGCCTAGCTAGTTCTGGAAGTGTGTCAAGCACTCGACATCTGATATCAACACCATCAAATGTGAAGCTAGATCAAACCTATGAACATACAATGGTGTAG
- the LOC140043427 gene encoding growth hormone secretagogue receptor type 1-like — protein sequence MDLNFTEESWVAVKVGCGISITGFILNILGLIVINRVTSMRWSTRWFIFSQSLIDAIGCFIYFLHIVLIDPLGLKVYCKVFAFNWSISAVSTVNLIFITIERYFAIMKPFWFEINYTPKRTLLMIVSAWIIGFLLNPQVVVYVPIQMEYEVVCGITDLIIFYPISGSIFLLMFISTLLTMAFVYGSIIRELRLKRQVVLPISTAAPSPPSIHVKTLKVCLAVSTAYILCFLPVLVFTLLFASEIDLGTYIGMIGADFSILNYIVNPVIYTLSLKQFRTEILKCLSFSVFRISPDQSINTITADTNLKVIDV from the coding sequence ATGGATTTAAATTTCACAGAAGAAAGCTGGGTGGCTGTCAAAGTTGGATGTGGCATTTCTATAACTGGCTTCATTCTGAACATTCTAGGTCTTATAGTCATCAACAGAGTTACATCAATGCGTTGGAGTACTCGCTGGTTTATTTTCAGCCAATCGCTTATCGATGCAATtggatgttttatttattttctgcaTATTGTCTTAATCGATCCACTTGGCCTGAAAGTTTACTGCAAAGTATTTGCCTTCAACTGGAGTATATCAGCAGTTTCTActgttaatttaatttttattacaatagAGAGGTACTTTGCTATTATGAAGCCATTTTGGTTTGAGATTAATTACACACCAAAACGAACATTGTTAATGATAGTATCTGCGTGGATTATTGGTTTCCTGTTGAACCCACAGGTTGTGGTGTATGTCCCAATTCAGATGGAATATGAAGTAGTATGTGGCATAACAGATCTGATAATCTTTTATCCTATATCTGGATCTATCTTCCTATTGATGTTTATATCAACTCTACTAACAATGGCTTTCGTGTATGGTAGTATTATCCGTGAACTCCGTCTCAAACGGCAGGTTGTTTTACCTATAAGTACAGCAGCACCTTCACCACCATCAATCCATGTTAAAACTCTCAAAGTGTGTTTAGCCGTAAGCACCGCTTACATTCTTTGTTTTTTACCAGTACTTGTATTTACATTACTGTTTGCCTCTGAAATAGATCTCGGCACATACATTGGAATGATAGGTGCAGACTTCTCAATTTTGAATTATATTGTGAATCCAGTTATTTACACACTTTCCTTAAAGCAGTTTCGCACTGAAATACTAAAATGTTTGTCGTTCAGTGTTTTCAGAATTTCTCCAGATCAATCTATTAATACCATAACAGCTGATACAAACTTAAAGGTCATTGATGTTTGA